The following nucleotide sequence is from Chloracidobacterium validum.
CGCGATCATGATGCTTTTTGTTTTTGTCATCATGCTGCTCAACGTCCGCGCTGATGAAGAACGTCCGCCACGACATCGTTTTCTCACCTGGTTGGCCGTCCCATTTGGACTCTTGTTCAGTGTGCAGGTTTGGCTGGCCGTCTCGGATGTTACGGCCGACCGCACGCCATCCGGCGAAGCGGGAACTGTCGAGCGGGTTGGCAAAAACCTCATGACCCGCTATTTGTTGCCGTTTGAGCTGACATCGGTGCTGATTCTCCTGGCGGTCGTCGGCGCGCTGCATCTGGCGAAGCGTGAAAAGGAATAATGTGATGCGACATAGAGCAGGGGTCTGGGCGATGGTGGGTCTCGGCTGGTTGCTGCTGCTAACCGGCGGGGGACACCCCGTTGCTGAAGCATTTGCCCAGGGTGGCGACCGAACCGAATACCTGATGGTAGGTTACGCCCCGAAGGGCCGCGTGCCGGGCGTGGTCGTCTATCGCAATGACGGTGGGACACTCCGGGGGAAGTGGACAAACGGACAGGCCCAAGGGCGTATTCTGACCGAAACAGCCATTCCCCAAACACTCACCGAGGGCATCGAAGGAACCTACGAAACAACTGGCACAAACCCGGACGGGCGGACCTACCGGGGCAAGTTAGGCATTCGTAAGGTAGGCGACAAAGTGTACACCCTTGCCTGGACAAATGGCGACACTGGGATCGGTATTCTGGCCGGGCAGGTGTTGGTCGTTGGTTATGGTGACCAAGCTGGGGTAGCACTCTATGCACTCAAAGCCGATGGAAGTGGTGAAGGTGGTTGGACGACCGTCGCTACAGATGGCGGGATTGGGCGCGAGCGGTTTTTCGGCGGTGGCGGGCTGACAGCAACCCACCGGACGGCCGGCACGCTCCCGAATGGGGCTGCCTATGAAGCGACGGTGACGATTACGCGGGAAGGCAATGTGTACCGTTTGGTTTGGTCAACCGGTGAGGTTGGTATTGGGTTGCTGACCACCGCTAAATGAAGTGAGCGATTATGGTTCCTCTGTCGTGGTATCTCATCTTGAGCGCCCTTCTCTTTGCGACCGGCGCGGTCGGCGTGTTTGTCAAAAACAACATCATCTCGACACTGTTGTGTCTGGAGCTCATGCTCAACGCCGCTAACCTGGCGTTTGTCGCCTTCTCGATGTTTCAGGGGACGATTGAAGGACAGTTGTTCGTCATTCTCGTCATGGCCGTGGCGGCGGCGGAAGCCGGGGTTGGTCTGGCCATCGTCATTGCTCTTTTCCGCAACCGTGAAACCCTTGACGTAGATGAATCGAGCTTATTGAAACTCTGACGTTGGATTTTGAGTCTGCCACCCTGTTCCGCGCGGGGTGACGAAAACTGGCATGCTGACGCTGATGATCCTCGCGCCGCTGGTCGGCGCACTCCTGCTGACGTTTGCGGGTCGCCGATTAGGCGAGCGGCCGGCAGGTATTGTCGCCTGCCTGTCTGTGGCCGTAGCGACTGGCTGCGCTTTCGCTGTCTTTTTTCTCCGGCTGCTGCCGGCTGCGCCCGGTGCCGACGGTGTCCGACGGGTGACCGAACGCCTGGGGACATGGTTCGCGGTTGGCAACTTCACGGCCGACCTTGGTTTGACACTCGATCCACTGTCGGGCGTGATGGCGCTGTTCATTACAGGTGTTGGCCTGCTGATTCACGTGTTTGCGACCGGTTACATGCACGGCGATGATGGGTACGTGCGCTTTTTTGCCGCCTTGAACCTCTTTGTCGCGGCAATGCTGACGCTCGTCTTGGCTGACAACCTACTGTTGATGTTTGTTGGGTGGGAAGGCGTTGGCGTCTGCTCCTACTTGCTCATCGGACATTACTTCACCCGTGACGAAGCGGCCGACGCTGCCCGCAAGGCTTTTGTGTACAACCGGATCGGCGATGCCGGCATCGTTCTGGCGACCTTTCTGCTGTTTATGCAAGCCGGCAGCGTGAACTTTGCCGCCATCAACCGGTGGGCAGCCCAGCAACCGGTAGAGAGCCTCGGCTGGGCGGCAATGGGGGCCGGCGGACTCACGACAGTTGGGTTGTTGCTCCTGTTGGGCGCTGCCGGCAAGAGCGCGCAAATCCCACTGTTTGTTTGGCTGCCCGATGCCATGGCCGGCCCAACGCCAGTTTCGGCCCTGATCCATGCCGCGACGATGGTCACGGCTGGGGTCTATCTGCTGGTCCGGTTGAACGTCGTGTTTCTTCATGCGCCGACGGCTGCCGTCGTTGTGGCGGTGGTCGGTGCGGCAACCGCGCTCCTGGCCGCGACGATTGCGGTGGGACAGGATGACATCAAGCGCGTGCTTGCCTACTCAACCGTTTCGCAGCTTGGTTTGATGGTTATGGCCTGTGGTGCCGGAGCCTTTACGGCCGGCGTCTTTCACGTCACAACCCACGCTTTCTTCAAGGCGCTCCTCTTCCTGGGGGCTGGCAGTGTCATTCACGCCCTGCATGAGGAACAAAACCTACGCAAGATGGGTGGGCTTGGGGCGTTCCTGCCCATCACGCGCTGGACAATGACGGCCGGGTGGCTGGCGATTGCCGGCTTCCCCTTGCTCTCCGGCTTTTTCAGTAAGGATGAACTGCTGTTTGAAACCTTCACTTCTGCCCTCTTACCCAGTGGCTTGGCCAAAGTCCTGTGGGGCGTCGGATGGCTGACTTCGTTGCTCACGGCTTTCTACATGACACGTCTCATGGTGTTGACCTTCCACGGTGAGCCACGCGAAGCCGTCATCCACGGCCAACCGCATGAGTCGCCGCCGGTGATGACGATTCCACTGATCATCTTGGCGGTGCTGTCCGTGTTTGGCGGACTGCTGGGTTTGCCGGAAGCCTTTGGGCTGCATCCGTGGATGCGTGACTTTTTGTCACCACTGGTGTTGATACCAGCCGAGTCGTCGCCGAAAGCAGCCGCGCACAGCTTGGAGCTAATCCTGATGGGTGTTTCAGCAGCGACGGCGCTGGGTGGCATCGCCGCCGGATGGTTCTTCTTTGGACGGCAGCCGCTCTGGGAAGCTCCGCAGGTTGTACGGTCGAAGTACTGGGTAGATGAAGCCTATGCCGCCGTTGTCGCGCATCCACTGGTGGTACTGGCGCGGCGTGGGTTGTGGATGGGCTTGGATGTCTCGGTCGTCGATGGACTGGTGGGGGGCGTTGGGCGTACCGTGTCCAGCCTGGGGGCAACGTTGCGAGAAATGCAGTCGGGTTACGCCCGTGGCTATGTCGTGATGCTGTTTATCGCGGCACTTCTGATTTTGGGCTACTTCGTTTTCGGTCAGGTTTGAGGTTGTGACGTTTCTCGATACCGGTTTGCTGCTCATCCTGCTTGTGGTGCTGCCAATCGCCGGCGCACTGGCTATCATCGGGGTTTCTGCGGCTTCGATTGAGTTTGGTCGGCGCCATGCGCTGACCGTGGCGTTGGTCGCGGCACTGATGACCTTCGGACTGGCGCTGCGACTTATTTCCCAGCATGCCAACCCGGCGCTGGTCGTGGATGCTCCGTGGATTCCGATCCTCGGCGTCAACTTCCACTTGGCCATTGATGGTCTGAGCCTGTGGCTCGTGCTGCTCGTCGCGCTGCTGACCCCGCTGGCGATGCTGGTCAGCACGTCCATCACGGCGCGTCGTCAGGTGTACTTTTTGCTCATCCTGGTCTTGGAAAGCGGACTCATTGGCGTCTTTTTGGCCCGTGACTTGGTGACCTTCTACGTTTTCTGGGAAATCGTACTGATTCCTGCCTACTTCCTGATCGGGATATGGGGAGGGGAAGGCCGCCTGGCGGCTGTGACGAAGTTTTTCCTCTACACGGTCGTTGGCAGCCTGCTGATGCTGTCCGCCATCATCGGTCTTTACGTGGCGCATGGCGAGGCAACCGGACGTTACACCTTCGATCTGGATGCGCTGGTCGCAGCGCGCAACCTGCTTCCCATGGAGTTGCGCACGTGGTGTTTCTGGGGCTTCGCGGTTGCCTTTTTCGTCAAGATTCCACTGTTTCCGTTCCACACTTGGCAGGCCGATACCTATGCTGAATGCCCGACGCCGGTGACGGCGCTCCTGTCCGGCGCAATGTCAAAGATGGGAACCTATGCCCTGGTTCGGTTTGGCATGGGATTGTTCCCGGATATTGCCCGCGAGTGGGCGTTGCCGATCCTTGCGCTGGCGGTCGTGAGCATTCTCCATGGCGCGCTCGTGGCGATAGTTCAAACGGATTTGAAACGCCTGCTAGCATATTCGTCACTGAGTCACTTGGGATTTGTCACGCTCGGTGTGTTTTCCTTCACGGTCTATGGCGTGGAAGGCGCGGTGTTTCACATGGCGGCGCATGGGGTGACGACCGGGGCGCTCTTCTTGCTGGTTGCCATGCTTGAAACGCGCCGGCGGACGACGGCGCTGGACGGCTTCGGGGGACTGGCGAGTACGATGCCCAGATTTGCTTTTCTGATGGTTGTGGCAAGCCTGGCGTCGGCCGGCGTACCGTTCACCAACGGCTTCATCGGTGAGTTTCTCACGTTGCTTGGCGCGTTTACATCGGTTGCCGGACCCTGGTTTGCCGTGGCTGCCGCCGCCGGCATGGTGTTGTCGGCGGTATATCTCTTGACGGCCATTCGGGAGACGCTCTTTGGCCCGCACCAGTCCGTGTTTGAGTCACCAGACATGGACTGGCGGGAGATCGCCGCTGTCGTTCCGCTGGTCGTGCTGATGCTTGTCATGGGCATTGCGCCGGGCTTTTTTCTAGGGCCGACGCGACCGGCCATTCCGTCGGCAGCCGTGGCAGCGCGAAACCCTGCGGGGCCGTCACCTAGTGCGCCCTGAAGTCGCTCGCCTCACGCCGGCAGACACATAACCATTCTGGTCATGACCGATGCTGCTCATCACAATGCTTACGACCAGGCGTTCAAGTATCTCGCCGACACTGACCCGCATGCCCTGCTTACCCTGTTTGGTGCGCTCCCGGTCAATGTTCCCGCCACGATTACCCCACTTGCTAGGGAACTCATCACCTCGACCCGCATTCCCGACGCAATCTACTTGATTGAGTCCGGCGGGGAGCGCTGGATTGCCCACATCGAGGTTCAAACCCGTTATGACCCAGAAATTCCCCAGCGGCTGCTGGACTATGCCGACCGGTTGCGGATTGCCCACAACAACCTACCGGTGCAGGCATTTTTGGTGTTGTTGACGGCACGGGGCGTCCCCGATCCGATTCCGACGGAAGGTGTGTTGGCGTTGGGGAGGCTACGGATGAGTTTTGGGTACACAGTGGTGAAGTGGTGGGAGCTGGCGGCAGATGCGGTACTGGCGATGGGGCAGACGGCGCTGCTGCCGTTAGTGCCGCTGATGCGGGGCGAGCGGTCAGTATTGGCGAAGGCAGCGGAGCGGCTGCAATCCGTAACCGATGAAGGGCAGCAGCAGGAGTTGCAGTTGCACTTTTTGGTTCTAGGTGGGCTTCGGTATGATATTGAAGAGTTAATCGGAGTTTTGGGAGGAACGGCGATGATTCGGTTAGAGCAGCTCCGAGAGTCGAGTGTATATCAGATGATTTTGCAAGAAGGCCGAGCCGAAGGACTTGCTCAGGGGTTTGAGCGTGGGTTGGAGCAAGGGCTTGAGCGTGGGTTGGAGCAAGGGCTTGAGCGTGGGCTGGAGCAGGGCCTTGAGCGTGGGCTGGAGCAGGGCCTTGAGCAAGGGTTTGAGCGCGGTCTTGAGCACGAGCGTTTGTTAATGACGCGCCTGTTGCAGCGCAAGTTTAGTGTATTACCATCTGACGTCGCAGCGCGCGTACAGATGCTAGGGAGGGAAGCCCTCGAACGGCTGGCTGACGATCTTTTTGACCTTCCCGATGCGGACGCCCTTGCCGCTTGGCTTAATCGCGCTGAATAGAATGTCAAACGAAACGATGAGGTCCGGTGTGCCGACCCGAGGGGCGGCGGTCTTGCCGTTGCCGCTTGCGGCAAGGGCGTTAGGGTGACTTGTTTCTCACGGAAGCCGCTCCTAGAATGGGCCAGCTATGGCTGATCGCACCTTTACCCGTCGTGACCTCCGCCCGGAGCGCAAGCCCGAATGGCTCAAAATTCGGCTCAACGCGCGTGAAAAGTTCCAGGAAGTCGCCCACATGGTGGACGACCTTTCCCTCAATACGGTTTGCCAGGAAGCGCGCTGCCCAAACATCTGGGAATGCTTTTCTAACCGGACGGCTACCTTCATGCTCATGGGAGACATCTGCACCCGGCACTGTGGTTTTTGTGCCGTCTCCAAAGGTGCGCCGCGTCCACTTGATCCTGATGAGCCGGGTCACGTAGCGGAAGCTGTTCGCAAGCTCGAACTCCGCCATGCCGTGATTACATCCGTCAACCGCGACGAACTCCCGGACGGTGGCGCGCAGCACTTTGCGGCTACGATTCGGGCTGTGCGCCGTCTCAACCCAGGTTGCCGGGTCGAAGTGCTGATCCCTGATTTTTGCGGCAACTGGGATGCCCTCGCCACGGTCATGGACGCCCGTCCGGATGTGCTCAACCACAACACCGAGACGGTCAAGGCGCTGTACAAACGTGTCCGGCCAGACGCTGTGTATGCTCGCTCGATGGAATTACTCCAGCGGGCGGCTGCGTATCGTTCATCCGACTACCCGGTGCTGACCAAATCCGGTGTCATGTTAGGTCTGGGTGAGACCCGCGACGAACTACTGGAAACCATGCGCGACCTGCGCGCTCATGATTGCGACATCCTCACCTTAGGGCAGTACTTGCGCCCAAGCCTGCGCCATCTGCCGGTAGAGAAGTTTTATCACCCAGACGAATTCGCCGAACTCAAGCAGATTGGGTTGGCGATGGGATTCAAGCACGTTGAGGCCGGCCCATTGGTCAGAAGTTCTTACCATGCCCATGAGCAAGT
It contains:
- a CDS encoding NADH-quinone oxidoreductase subunit J family protein — encoded protein: MTFQQLLFIGFASLVLGGAVSVVILRNPLYGAFALITSFVGLSALYVMMGAQFIGAAQIVVYAGAIMMLFVFVIMLLNVRADEERPPRHRFLTWLAVPFGLLFSVQVWLAVSDVTADRTPSGEAGTVERVGKNLMTRYLLPFELTSVLILLAVVGALHLAKREKE
- the nuoK gene encoding NADH-quinone oxidoreductase subunit NuoK produces the protein MVPLSWYLILSALLFATGAVGVFVKNNIISTLLCLELMLNAANLAFVAFSMFQGTIEGQLFVILVMAVAAAEAGVGLAIVIALFRNRETLDVDESSLLKL
- the nuoL gene encoding NADH-quinone oxidoreductase subunit L, whose protein sequence is MLTLMILAPLVGALLLTFAGRRLGERPAGIVACLSVAVATGCAFAVFFLRLLPAAPGADGVRRVTERLGTWFAVGNFTADLGLTLDPLSGVMALFITGVGLLIHVFATGYMHGDDGYVRFFAALNLFVAAMLTLVLADNLLLMFVGWEGVGVCSYLLIGHYFTRDEAADAARKAFVYNRIGDAGIVLATFLLFMQAGSVNFAAINRWAAQQPVESLGWAAMGAGGLTTVGLLLLLGAAGKSAQIPLFVWLPDAMAGPTPVSALIHAATMVTAGVYLLVRLNVVFLHAPTAAVVVAVVGAATALLAATIAVGQDDIKRVLAYSTVSQLGLMVMACGAGAFTAGVFHVTTHAFFKALLFLGAGSVIHALHEEQNLRKMGGLGAFLPITRWTMTAGWLAIAGFPLLSGFFSKDELLFETFTSALLPSGLAKVLWGVGWLTSLLTAFYMTRLMVLTFHGEPREAVIHGQPHESPPVMTIPLIILAVLSVFGGLLGLPEAFGLHPWMRDFLSPLVLIPAESSPKAAAHSLELILMGVSAATALGGIAAGWFFFGRQPLWEAPQVVRSKYWVDEAYAAVVAHPLVVLARRGLWMGLDVSVVDGLVGGVGRTVSSLGATLREMQSGYARGYVVMLFIAALLILGYFVFGQV
- a CDS encoding complex I subunit 4 family protein, yielding MTFLDTGLLLILLVVLPIAGALAIIGVSAASIEFGRRHALTVALVAALMTFGLALRLISQHANPALVVDAPWIPILGVNFHLAIDGLSLWLVLLVALLTPLAMLVSTSITARRQVYFLLILVLESGLIGVFLARDLVTFYVFWEIVLIPAYFLIGIWGGEGRLAAVTKFFLYTVVGSLLMLSAIIGLYVAHGEATGRYTFDLDALVAARNLLPMELRTWCFWGFAVAFFVKIPLFPFHTWQADTYAECPTPVTALLSGAMSKMGTYALVRFGMGLFPDIAREWALPILALAVVSILHGALVAIVQTDLKRLLAYSSLSHLGFVTLGVFSFTVYGVEGAVFHMAAHGVTTGALFLLVAMLETRRRTTALDGFGGLASTMPRFAFLMVVASLASAGVPFTNGFIGEFLTLLGAFTSVAGPWFAVAAAAGMVLSAVYLLTAIRETLFGPHQSVFESPDMDWREIAAVVPLVVLMLVMGIAPGFFLGPTRPAIPSAAVAARNPAGPSPSAP
- a CDS encoding DUF4351 domain-containing protein, with the protein product MTDAAHHNAYDQAFKYLADTDPHALLTLFGALPVNVPATITPLARELITSTRIPDAIYLIESGGERWIAHIEVQTRYDPEIPQRLLDYADRLRIAHNNLPVQAFLVLLTARGVPDPIPTEGVLALGRLRMSFGYTVVKWWELAADAVLAMGQTALLPLVPLMRGERSVLAKAAERLQSVTDEGQQQELQLHFLVLGGLRYDIEELIGVLGGTAMIRLEQLRESSVYQMILQEGRAEGLAQGFERGLEQGLERGLEQGLERGLEQGLERGLEQGLEQGFERGLEHERLLMTRLLQRKFSVLPSDVAARVQMLGREALERLADDLFDLPDADALAAWLNRAE
- the lipA gene encoding lipoyl synthase — translated: MADRTFTRRDLRPERKPEWLKIRLNAREKFQEVAHMVDDLSLNTVCQEARCPNIWECFSNRTATFMLMGDICTRHCGFCAVSKGAPRPLDPDEPGHVAEAVRKLELRHAVITSVNRDELPDGGAQHFAATIRAVRRLNPGCRVEVLIPDFCGNWDALATVMDARPDVLNHNTETVKALYKRVRPDAVYARSMELLQRAAAYRSSDYPVLTKSGVMLGLGETRDELLETMRDLRAHDCDILTLGQYLRPSLRHLPVEKFYHPDEFAELKQIGLAMGFKHVEAGPLVRSSYHAHEQVAEVDAPMAGPPARPSLVQLMRRPSAS